One region of Choristoneura fumiferana chromosome 3, NRCan_CFum_1, whole genome shotgun sequence genomic DNA includes:
- the LOC141426683 gene encoding zinc transporter Slc39a7-like, translated as MFKFNRTVITCAVLAFATVVVLGHSHSHDHSHDEPPSFKYSKAANEQQKAEQKKITDPDYDLYVSALSSTVFISIVPFFILFFIPIDGSVEKQPLLKILLSFASGGLLGDAFLHLIPHALAASGGDGGHSHSHSHSGEGEHAPHDTTVGLGVLGGIIAFLVVEKTVRLFSGGHGHSHAVDKKKNDDKKKKANKEKKEDIKIAGYLNLAADFTHNFTDGLAIGASYIAGKNIGYITTITILLHEIPHEIGDFAILVQSGCSRRKAMMLQLLTAFGAISGTVISIYLQGYEDSVVSKLVLPFTAGGFIYIATVSVIPELLEGANKFSQSIKEIIALLAGVYMMVLIAQYE; from the coding sequence atgtttaaatttaatagaaCAGTGATAACATGTGCTGTGTTAGCCTTCGCTACAGTTGTAGTACTGGGACATTCTCACTCGCATGACCATTCCCATGACGAGCCGCCGTCGTTCAAATATTCAAAAGCTGCAAACGAACAACAAAAAGCAGAACAAAAAAAGATAACTGATCCCGACTATGATTTGTACGTGAGCGCACTCAGTTCTACAGTATTTATAAGCATAGTACCATTCTTTATTCTTTTCTTCATTCCAATCGACGGCTCAGTAGAAAAACAACCATTGTTGAAAATTTTGCTATCATTCGCTTCGGGTGGACTCCTCGGAGATGCTTTTCTGCACCTGATACCGCATGCGTTGGCAGCAAGCGGCGGGGACGGCGGGCACAGCCACAGTCACAGTCACTCCGGCGAAGGCGAACACGCGCCTCACGACACAACCGTAGGGCTCGGCGTGCTCGGCGGCATCATCGCATTCCTGGTCGTCGAGAAAACCGTGCGCCTGTTCAGCGGAGGACACGGCCATTCACACGCCgtagacaagaaaaaaaatgacgaCAAAAAGAAAAAGGCAAACAaggaaaagaaagaagacatcaAAATCGCTGGGTACCTCAATCTTGCTGCCGATTTTACTCACAACTTCACTGATGGCCTAGCTATAGGAGCATCATACATTGCTGGCAAGAACATTGGATACATCACCACTATTACAATTTTGCTCCATGAAATACCTCATGAGATTGGGGATTTTGCTATCCTTGTCCAATCTGGATGCTCCCGGAGGAAGGCAATGATGCTGCAGCTACTGACTGCCTTTGGTGCCATATCTGGGACTGTCATCTCAATTTACCTACAAGGCTATGAAGACAGTGTAGTATCCAAGCTAGTCCTTCCTTTCACTGCTGGTGGATTCATCTACATTGCTACTGTATCAGTCATTCCAGAATTATTAGAGGGGGCTAATAAGTTCTCTCAGTCTATAAAAGAAATCATAGCACTCCTAGCAGGAGTGTACATGATGGTACTTATAGCACAATATGAGTAA